Part of the Candidatus Parvarchaeota archaeon genome, CATCCTCCAACCCCTGATTCTTGCGGGTTTTTAAATTTTGATGGAACTATCTTACTACATGAGTGCAGGAAAAAGGAAATACATTGTCATATTGGGCTCGCTCATGTCCGGCCTTGGCAAGGGCATACTGTCTTCTTCTATTGCAAAAATCCTCCAGTCCAAGGGCTTGTCTGTTGTCCCAATCAAGTTTGACGGATACCTCAATGTTGACTGCGGCACAATGAATCCCTTTCGCCACGGTGAGGTGTTTGTGCTTGACGACGGGACCGAGTGCGACATGGACTTTGGGACTTATGAGCGGTTTTTGAATATCGACCTGACTGGCATGTGCAGCATAACAGGCGGCAAGCTTTTCAAGCGGATTATTGAGAAGGAGCGTGCAGGCGGTTATCTGGGAAGGGATGTCCAGATTGTACCGCATTTGACAGATGAGATCAAATCCTGGGTGAAAAGCACAGGGGAGCAGGCTACGGCAGATGTTGTGCTAATTGAAGTTGGAGGCACGGTTGGAGATTTGGAAAACGGCTACTTTATCGAGGCGATGCGCCAGTTGTCTTTTGAGGAATCCACGCTTTTTATCCAGCTTACTTATGTCCACAGCTTGTCGCAAGGCGAGCTTAAAACAAAACCCACACAGCATGCAAACAGGCTTATCGCCTCCATGGGGATACGGCCCAGCATTATTGTTTGCCGTGAAGATGAGCCACTGACAAAAGAGGCTAGGGAAAAAATAGCGCTTTACTGCAATATAGAGCCTGAGTGTGTTTTTGACGACCCGAAGGTTGATACGATTTACGAACTGCCGCAGATACTTGAAAAACAGAAGTTTGGCGAAGTTCTAATGAAAGAGCTCAATATATCAAACGGCGAGGATGGGTTGCGAAAATGGCGCAGCCTGGTTGAAAAAATCAAGAATCCGAAAAACACGGTACGAATTGCAATAGCCGGAAAGTACACTGCAGTTAAAGATGCTTATGTCAGCGTGACGGAAGCACTTGTGCATGCTGGCGCACATAACGATTCAAGAATTGAGGTTAGGTGGATTGAGACAAGTGAAATTGAAGATGGAAAGCCTGTTGAGGACCTGCTAAAAAGCTGCGATGGGTTGATTGTGCCAGGCGGATTTGGCAAGCGCGGCGTTGAAGGAAAAATTAAGTGCATTGAGTATGCAAGGAAAAATGGCATGCCGTATTTAGGATTGTGCTTGGGGCTGCAGATGATGACTATTGAGTGGGCGCGAAATGTTGCAGGACTCAAGGATGCAAACTCAACTGAGTTTGACGAGTCAACAAAGCACCCTGTGATTGACTTTTTGCCAGAACAGCGAAAAATAAAGGAAAAGGGAGCTACAATGAGGCTTGGGGCTTGGGAGTGCGATGTTGCAAAAGGAACCCATGCGCACAAGCTATATGGCTGTGACAAGGCGGGAAGCAGGATATCTGAGCGGCACAGGCACAGGTGGGAAGTCAATAATGATTATCTTGAGACACTGATGAAAAGCGGTTTTGTGATTGCAGGAAAATCGCCGGATGGAACAATAATTGAAATGGTAGAATGGCCGCAGAACGGAACTGGCGGCACAACTTCGGGGTTTGGAGCTGCAACACAGGCGCACCCTGAACTTAAATCCAGGCTTGAAAAGCCAGCTCCACTTTTTGTAGGATTGGTTGAAGCGTGCCTGAAGCGACAGCAGGAAAAGAAATAGGGGAAGACTCGACTGCTTGTGAGAAGCTTCTTTCCGCGTTTATTTTTGCCAAGCAGTTTGCATGCAATTATTGTTTACTTATCAGCTTGGGGCGCATGCAGAAGCGTCAATTTTTGCGCCAGGGCCTTGAGTTTCAAGCACCGGATTTTGCACGCAAGCGCTTGCATCAACGCCAACATAGCCGGAAAGCCTTTTTGCAATTGTAAATGTGTCAAGCGAGCCGGAAGAGATTATGTCCCCGACCCCGGATTGGATGATTATTGACATTGACACAAGTATTCCTGCAACAAGGATTGCAACTGCCATGTTGCCGCTTTTTAGCTCCTTTAGCTCTGAAATTTCCCCGGTAAGGCTGTCTATAGACATGAAGGCAACAGTAAGTGTGAATATCGCCACAAGAAGCATTGCAAAAACCTTTGCAATGTCAACAGCGACAATGACTGCCTGGAAGGAGAGAGGGAAGGCCTGATTGACATCCTTTGCAAGACCGCCTATTGCAGGCATCAAAAAGATTGCAATTGAAACGGCAATTG contains:
- a CDS encoding DUF350 domain-containing protein, with amino-acid sequence MGTGLGFVAYAVAKYVISAVIAVLAIFAGLKIFDRLTHGIDEMKEIKKGNSAVAIYFVSIAVSIAIFLMPAIGGLAKDVNQAFPLSFQAVIVAVDIAKVFAMLLVAIFTLTVAFMSIDSLTGEISELKELKSGNMAVAILVAGILVSMSIIIQSGVGDIISSGSLDTFTIAKRLSGYVGVDASACVQNPVLETQGPGAKIDASACAPS
- a CDS encoding CTP synthase; the protein is MSAGKRKYIVILGSLMSGLGKGILSSSIAKILQSKGLSVVPIKFDGYLNVDCGTMNPFRHGEVFVLDDGTECDMDFGTYERFLNIDLTGMCSITGGKLFKRIIEKERAGGYLGRDVQIVPHLTDEIKSWVKSTGEQATADVVLIEVGGTVGDLENGYFIEAMRQLSFEESTLFIQLTYVHSLSQGELKTKPTQHANRLIASMGIRPSIIVCREDEPLTKEAREKIALYCNIEPECVFDDPKVDTIYELPQILEKQKFGEVLMKELNISNGEDGLRKWRSLVEKIKNPKNTVRIAIAGKYTAVKDAYVSVTEALVHAGAHNDSRIEVRWIETSEIEDGKPVEDLLKSCDGLIVPGGFGKRGVEGKIKCIEYARKNGMPYLGLCLGLQMMTIEWARNVAGLKDANSTEFDESTKHPVIDFLPEQRKIKEKGATMRLGAWECDVAKGTHAHKLYGCDKAGSRISERHRHRWEVNNDYLETLMKSGFVIAGKSPDGTIIEMVEWPQNGTGGTTSGFGAATQAHPELKSRLEKPAPLFVGLVEACLKRQQEKK